Proteins encoded within one genomic window of uncultured Draconibacterium sp.:
- a CDS encoding polysaccharide biosynthesis tyrosine autokinase, with protein MEKIEEIISLIEAREKNKTKTFFLKYLKKWPWFAFFCTIGLILGYLHFKNSPNRYIVQSRILVVSQENTMSSVLSFDKPMIGLGKKSNIENKIGILRSYTLYRKALRNLNWDYSWFLKKPLYNADLYNNPPFELLISPTAKNAENVFVEIEMLNDKEYMLKAEGETKINGYNQVINIEKKLKFGEVFLNDFFNFSLENKSGKIDETYLLRFNDIDYLTSSYLKRTEINLEEFNSDLINISIEGEVKQREADFINELNHVFIQFGVENKNQNSEHSLEFIESQLTRIKTSLGAAEENFSSYRKNNQVMNLGQEAQAVYSKLEEIEQEQYLTQLQIDYYNDLQEYLDDSKKIEQMVNPAVIGITNTSLNNTLDRLKDLYSRREVLSFSVQEKNPSLILIEKEIRITRDGLEETLKNQLKVTVSKMESMQERYNTIQARLKKLPDTEKKLIGIQREFDLNNELYTYMLQKKAEASISKASIASEIQVIDEAMIESATQIGPSMIKSISGGIFGGFILPFLTITLISFFNNKIESREEIEKGSKITILEGIVHHKYKSKLPVLDHPRSGIAECFRGVKSNLNTILNKTGSKVISIDSLVPGEGKSFISSNLAAILTKTDNKVLLIGADLHKPTLHHYLNVKETIGLSNYLKNENEIEDIIFPTSVQNLHFIQAGPVPANPSDLLDSEKFEHLIEQLRKRFDYIIIDNAPILLVPDAILTSNFSDVSLFVLRINYSHKNQVEQINKMVNFNRIKPAAVIINNAPDRGYGYGKKYWKKGYGGYRHKMSIA; from the coding sequence ATGGAAAAGATTGAAGAGATAATTAGTCTTATTGAAGCACGAGAGAAAAACAAAACAAAAACCTTTTTTCTAAAGTATCTAAAAAAATGGCCCTGGTTTGCCTTTTTTTGCACAATTGGTCTGATTCTAGGGTATTTACATTTCAAGAACTCTCCTAACAGGTATATTGTGCAAAGCAGGATATTAGTCGTCAGTCAGGAAAATACAATGAGTTCAGTATTATCATTCGATAAACCAATGATTGGACTTGGGAAAAAAAGCAATATTGAAAATAAAATCGGAATTCTTCGTTCTTATACATTGTATCGAAAGGCACTAAGAAACCTCAACTGGGATTACTCTTGGTTTCTTAAAAAACCATTATACAATGCCGACTTATATAATAATCCCCCATTTGAATTATTAATTTCTCCAACTGCTAAAAATGCTGAAAATGTTTTTGTAGAAATAGAAATGCTGAATGATAAAGAGTATATGCTCAAGGCCGAAGGAGAAACAAAAATTAATGGATATAACCAAGTCATTAACATCGAAAAAAAATTAAAATTTGGAGAGGTATTTCTTAATGACTTCTTCAATTTTAGTCTGGAAAATAAAAGTGGTAAGATAGACGAAACTTACTTGTTAAGATTTAATGATATCGATTACTTAACTTCAAGCTACCTGAAAAGAACTGAAATCAACCTAGAAGAATTTAATTCGGATCTTATTAACATCAGTATAGAAGGAGAAGTTAAACAAAGAGAAGCTGATTTTATTAACGAATTGAACCATGTTTTTATTCAATTTGGTGTAGAAAATAAGAATCAAAACTCTGAGCATTCTCTAGAATTTATAGAATCTCAACTTACCAGAATAAAAACGTCATTGGGAGCTGCTGAAGAAAATTTTAGTAGTTACCGTAAAAACAATCAGGTAATGAACTTGGGACAAGAGGCTCAAGCTGTCTATTCAAAATTAGAAGAAATAGAACAGGAACAATATTTGACACAACTACAAATAGACTATTACAACGACTTGCAAGAATATCTTGATGATTCTAAAAAAATTGAACAAATGGTAAATCCGGCAGTAATAGGAATAACTAATACAAGTTTGAACAATACTTTAGACAGGTTAAAGGATCTATATAGTAGACGTGAAGTTCTTTCCTTTAGTGTACAGGAAAAAAATCCATCTTTAATTTTAATCGAAAAAGAGATTAGAATAACGAGGGATGGACTAGAGGAAACATTAAAAAACCAATTGAAGGTTACTGTATCGAAGATGGAAAGCATGCAAGAAAGGTATAATACAATCCAGGCGAGATTAAAAAAATTACCTGATACTGAGAAAAAATTAATAGGAATTCAACGAGAATTTGATTTAAATAACGAGCTTTATACATACATGCTACAGAAAAAAGCTGAAGCTTCCATTTCAAAAGCGTCTATCGCGTCAGAAATACAAGTAATAGATGAAGCGATGATTGAATCTGCCACGCAAATTGGCCCAAGTATGATAAAGAGTATCTCTGGAGGTATATTTGGTGGCTTCATATTACCGTTTCTAACCATTACACTGATCAGTTTTTTTAATAATAAAATCGAGTCGAGAGAGGAAATTGAAAAAGGAAGTAAGATAACTATATTAGAAGGAATTGTGCATCACAAATACAAGTCTAAACTACCAGTTTTAGACCATCCTCGATCAGGAATAGCCGAATGTTTCAGAGGAGTTAAATCAAATCTAAATACCATTTTAAATAAAACAGGCTCAAAAGTCATCTCGATAGATTCATTAGTTCCAGGAGAAGGAAAATCATTTATTTCTTCAAACCTTGCAGCAATACTAACAAAAACAGATAATAAAGTGTTACTCATCGGTGCCGATTTGCATAAACCAACGCTACATCATTATTTGAATGTAAAAGAAACAATTGGTTTAAGTAACTACTTAAAAAACGAAAATGAAATTGAAGATATTATCTTTCCAACTTCTGTTCAGAACTTACATTTTATTCAGGCCGGTCCTGTACCAGCAAATCCGTCAGACTTACTGGACTCTGAAAAATTTGAACATTTGATTGAACAACTTAGAAAAAGGTTTGATTATATTATTATAGATAATGCTCCTATATTATTAGTGCCAGATGCCATATTAACAAGCAATTTTTCCGATGTAAGCTTATTTGTTCTTCGCATCAACTACAGCCATAAAAATCAGGTAGAGCAAATAAATAAAATGGTTAATTTCAATCGAATAAAACCTGCGGCAGTTATTATTAACAATGCTCCAGACAGAGGCTATGGTTATGGTAAAAAGTATTGGAAAAAAGGCTATGGCGGGTACAGACACAAAATGAGTATAGCCTAA
- a CDS encoding hydrolase codes for MIIAVDFDGTIVEHKYPSIGKEIPYAIETLKLFQEKGHKLILWTYRAGAELDKAVEFCRKKGLIFYAVNSNYEGEEYDETISRKIYADLYIDDRNILGLPQWKKLYRLLTDGEKVKDYTKNFIAN; via the coding sequence ATGATTATTGCAGTTGATTTTGATGGAACAATTGTTGAACACAAATATCCATCCATTGGAAAAGAAATTCCTTATGCCATAGAAACGCTCAAACTATTTCAGGAAAAAGGTCACAAATTGATACTTTGGACATACAGAGCAGGAGCTGAACTTGATAAAGCAGTAGAGTTCTGTAGAAAAAAGGGACTCATATTCTACGCTGTTAACAGCAATTATGAAGGCGAAGAATACGATGAAACTATTAGTCGCAAAATTTATGCAGATCTGTATATCGATGATCGAAACATTTTAGGTCTTCCCCAATGGAAAAAACTTTATCGCTTACTCACAGATGGTGAAAAAGTAAAAGATTATACAAAAAACTTTATCGCGAATTAG
- a CDS encoding glycosyltransferase family 4 protein: protein MKHSTKCIFYGALGKNKKFTVGGGESGNLRTIYLLEQKKIEVIKVHKPYPIKSILGYIPYAFQLFFNLLTFIFVLISNPKTKIVHISGFYNVLIYYEYFLILFTRFFNKKCIYELRGGDVIPVYINRSKIYRIFFKATIRKASVILCQGKSSIPFLKTLTEVKIIHYPNYVLNNFRINGFKNLRDNNSVVHLIYFGRIVQSKNPLFLLSICSELKTMNLNFDMKIIGSGDKELIDTLKSEIIRFGLQEIVEIVPPLRTLDIKKRLAQTHFFIFPSREKREGHSNSLTEAMAMGVVPICSNAGFNKEIVKNQHLIINDFDAKKYANRILEIWGSDNWPRISEYVTQRISNNFTEDVAKRILTNVYDF, encoded by the coding sequence ATGAAACATTCCACTAAATGCATTTTTTATGGAGCACTCGGAAAAAACAAAAAATTTACCGTGGGCGGTGGAGAAAGCGGAAATCTTAGAACAATTTATCTGCTTGAACAAAAAAAAATTGAGGTTATTAAAGTGCATAAACCTTATCCAATCAAAAGTATTTTGGGCTACATCCCTTATGCCTTTCAGCTGTTCTTCAATCTATTAACTTTTATATTTGTATTAATATCAAATCCAAAGACTAAAATTGTTCATATTTCCGGATTTTATAATGTTTTAATTTATTACGAATATTTTCTAATTCTTTTTACTCGATTTTTCAATAAAAAATGTATTTATGAACTTAGAGGTGGTGATGTAATTCCTGTCTACATAAATAGGTCTAAGATTTACCGTATTTTTTTTAAAGCTACAATAAGAAAAGCATCTGTAATTTTATGTCAGGGGAAAAGCTCAATTCCGTTTTTAAAAACCTTAACTGAGGTAAAAATTATCCACTACCCTAACTATGTACTAAATAACTTTAGAATCAATGGTTTTAAAAACCTTCGGGATAATAATTCGGTAGTTCATTTAATTTATTTTGGAAGAATTGTACAAAGCAAGAATCCCTTGTTTCTTCTATCAATTTGCTCTGAACTTAAAACTATGAATTTAAATTTCGACATGAAAATTATTGGAAGTGGAGATAAGGAGTTAATTGACACATTAAAATCAGAAATTATTAGATTTGGATTACAAGAAATAGTAGAAATAGTCCCACCACTGCGCACATTGGATATAAAAAAAAGATTGGCACAAACGCATTTCTTCATTTTCCCATCACGAGAAAAAAGAGAGGGACATTCGAATTCACTCACAGAAGCAATGGCCATGGGAGTTGTTCCAATTTGTAGTAATGCCGGTTTTAATAAGGAAATAGTAAAAAATCAGCATTTGATCATTAATGATTTTGATGCAAAAAAATATGCAAACAGAATACTCGAAATTTGGGGAAGCGACAATTGGCCTAGGATATCGGAATATGTAACACAAAGAATTTCAAATAACTTCACAGAAGATGTTGCAAAAAGAATATTAACTAATGTCTATGATTTCTAA
- a CDS encoding capsule assembly Wzi family protein, which produces MSVLKLTITYCLVFCCYTFTNAQKVFDAEVKNSTIIANNDKLPLWLYANKHGKIDQNNNFLNFSEIAIWNTRLHEYENDNKIQWNWGGNILYAFANENYFQLNQAYLGIEFKGWQLKGGLFYDPELYAGLSSTNGNLLRSGNARPYPNLHFYTPEYKPLAFIAKWLFFKFEYDEGLLNDNRYVENTHLHHKSIYFLVKFKQNWSIELGLEHFLMWGGTSKNPEIGNFPSDFDQYFRYVFKLSVSSDFPEYDQQNAAGNHIGTYQFTFTKHLELLDYSLYLSHPIETREGLEWQNWPDNLLGIHVNFKDKSHLINNIVYEFINTKHQNLTNSLLDDDDQLWEREFYEDYFNNIAYKSGYTYKQMVLGAPLFLNLLEKSDDYGNTWYAMESNRFMAHHVGMSGYFLNKIRWKGLCTYMEHLGTFHDAFEFKHKQISALLNLQYTNQHFPLILGLEFAFDYGNIIETNFGVQVSLSKEW; this is translated from the coding sequence TTGTCGGTATTAAAATTAACAATAACATATTGTTTAGTATTTTGTTGTTACACTTTTACTAACGCGCAAAAAGTATTTGATGCTGAAGTCAAAAACTCCACCATTATTGCAAATAACGACAAGCTACCATTATGGTTATATGCTAATAAACACGGCAAAATTGATCAGAATAACAACTTTCTGAACTTTTCCGAAATAGCTATATGGAATACAAGGTTGCATGAATATGAAAATGACAATAAAATTCAATGGAACTGGGGCGGAAACATTTTATATGCTTTTGCTAACGAGAATTATTTTCAGCTAAATCAGGCTTATCTGGGCATCGAATTTAAGGGTTGGCAATTAAAGGGAGGCCTGTTTTATGATCCTGAACTTTATGCCGGATTATCAAGTACAAATGGGAACCTACTTCGAAGTGGAAATGCACGCCCCTACCCTAACCTGCATTTTTACACCCCTGAATATAAACCTTTGGCTTTTATAGCAAAGTGGTTATTTTTTAAATTTGAATATGATGAAGGATTATTAAACGATAATCGGTATGTTGAAAATACTCACCTTCATCATAAATCAATTTACTTTTTAGTTAAATTCAAACAAAACTGGTCAATCGAGTTAGGGCTTGAGCATTTTCTAATGTGGGGAGGTACATCAAAAAATCCAGAGATAGGGAATTTTCCTTCTGATTTTGATCAATATTTTCGATATGTCTTTAAATTAAGCGTAAGTTCTGATTTCCCGGAATATGACCAACAAAATGCTGCGGGCAACCATATCGGCACATATCAATTTACATTCACAAAGCACCTTGAGTTGCTTGATTATAGTCTCTACTTAAGCCATCCTATAGAAACGAGAGAGGGATTAGAGTGGCAAAACTGGCCCGATAATCTGTTGGGAATACATGTTAACTTTAAAGACAAAAGCCATTTAATTAACAACATTGTTTACGAATTTATAAATACCAAACACCAAAACTTAACTAATTCACTTTTAGATGATGACGATCAGTTGTGGGAACGGGAATTCTACGAAGATTATTTTAACAACATAGCTTACAAGTCGGGGTATACTTATAAACAAATGGTACTGGGAGCTCCTCTCTTCCTCAACCTGCTGGAAAAGTCGGACGATTATGGAAACACTTGGTATGCTATGGAATCAAATCGTTTTATGGCACACCATGTAGGTATGTCTGGATATTTCTTAAACAAAATAAGATGGAAAGGACTGTGTACCTATATGGAACATTTAGGAACTTTTCATGATGCTTTTGAATTTAAACACAAACAAATTTCAGCACTACTAAATTTGCAATATACCAATCAACATTTCCCATTAATACTTGGACTAGAGTTTGCCTTCGATTATGGAAATATAATTGAAACCAATTTCGGAGTACAAGTTTCATTAAGTAAAGAATGGTAG
- a CDS encoding glycosyltransferase family 4 protein: MLHIITFVALSIILLVYIKIAKTFNIVDRPNSRSSHQYITVRGGGIIFPIAAVLWYFFYGQIAPWIIVALLIIAVISLIDDIILLSSGIRMLIHIVATTILLWQIQIFDLQWYSIISVYILTLGWINAFNFMDGINGITGIYGLVSLSTFLWLNRSIQFISTDLLITLIISTIIFLFFNFRQRAKTFAGDVGSVSLAFLLAWILISLILITGRVEYILFFAVYGIDSVVTILLRLARRENIFKAHRTHLYQFLSNEYKWSHTKVSLTYGLIQLIINITVIQLITNNCMNYFVLLFSVVVLSAAYLIIRYKIQKAINWKYSY; this comes from the coding sequence ATGTTACACATAATAACCTTCGTTGCACTTAGTATTATTCTTTTGGTCTATATCAAAATTGCCAAAACTTTTAATATTGTAGATCGGCCCAATAGTAGAAGTTCACATCAATATATTACAGTTCGCGGTGGAGGCATAATCTTTCCTATTGCAGCAGTTTTATGGTATTTTTTTTACGGACAGATAGCCCCCTGGATTATTGTAGCATTATTAATTATAGCAGTTATTAGTCTTATCGATGATATAATACTGCTAAGCTCGGGCATTAGAATGCTAATTCATATAGTAGCTACAACTATTTTATTATGGCAAATACAAATTTTTGATCTTCAATGGTATAGTATTATTTCAGTATATATTCTGACTCTGGGATGGATTAACGCCTTTAATTTTATGGATGGGATCAATGGTATTACAGGAATATACGGATTGGTTTCATTAAGTACATTTCTTTGGCTTAATCGATCCATTCAATTTATTTCTACTGATCTACTGATAACACTGATTATATCTACCATCATTTTTCTATTCTTCAATTTTCGCCAACGTGCAAAGACATTCGCCGGTGATGTTGGAAGTGTAAGTTTAGCATTCCTGCTAGCATGGATTCTGATCTCTTTAATTCTAATAACAGGTAGAGTTGAATATATTTTATTTTTTGCTGTTTATGGAATTGATTCCGTTGTAACTATTCTTCTACGTTTGGCTCGCCGTGAAAATATTTTCAAAGCGCACAGAACTCACTTGTATCAGTTTTTAAGTAACGAATATAAGTGGTCGCACACTAAAGTATCCTTAACTTATGGACTAATACAGCTAATCATTAATATTACTGTTATCCAATTAATTACAAATAACTGCATGAACTACTTCGTACTTCTGTTTTCAGTTGTTGTACTTTCTGCAGCCTACCTGATTATACGCTACAAAATACAAAAGGCAATAAATTGGAAATACTCTTATTAA
- a CDS encoding glycosyltransferase family 4 protein translates to MSKKILFVIETLRSGGRERRFIELLHYLNEKPGYKIQVVVLTDEIHYDYIYNLNIEIIVLTRKWTKKDPFLFSRFLKIAKEFTPDIIHSWGIMATIYAIPAKLVLKRPLIANLISNAQMRFKYWSITNLFFRLSYYFSDEILSNSKAGLRAYGINTSKSQVIYNGVRLDRFIEEYDVLKIRNEIGIKTRFAVIMVASFLPGKDYDFFLDVAKKVNTLTSEVTFIAIGDGVSFNNIKQRITAEAITNILLLGQQKNVEKFVAVCDIGVLFTNTKYHSEGISNSILEYMALGKPVITTDILGGSNEIIENGKSGFVINKDIDNVSYKIDRLINNEELRRSLGTNGKKIIESRFTIEKMGKTFERIFHQLQ, encoded by the coding sequence ATGTCTAAAAAAATATTATTTGTAATAGAAACACTTCGTTCAGGCGGTAGAGAAAGAAGGTTTATTGAGCTACTTCATTACCTAAATGAGAAACCCGGTTACAAAATACAAGTAGTGGTGTTAACCGACGAAATACATTACGATTATATTTATAATTTAAATATTGAAATTATTGTTTTAACGAGAAAATGGACTAAAAAAGATCCATTCCTATTTTCCCGTTTTTTAAAAATTGCGAAAGAGTTTACTCCAGATATTATTCATTCCTGGGGAATAATGGCTACAATTTATGCAATTCCAGCTAAGCTCGTGTTAAAACGTCCATTAATTGCAAACTTAATATCGAATGCGCAAATGAGATTTAAGTACTGGTCCATTACCAATTTATTTTTTCGTTTAAGCTATTATTTTTCCGACGAGATTCTTTCAAACTCAAAGGCAGGCCTAAGGGCTTATGGAATAAACACATCAAAAAGCCAAGTAATATATAATGGAGTTAGGCTTGATCGATTTATAGAAGAATATGATGTTTTAAAAATACGCAATGAAATTGGGATTAAAACCAGATTTGCAGTAATAATGGTTGCATCGTTCCTCCCCGGAAAGGATTATGATTTTTTTCTCGATGTTGCAAAAAAAGTTAATACTCTGACATCTGAAGTAACTTTCATTGCAATTGGAGATGGCGTATCATTCAATAATATTAAACAAAGGATAACTGCTGAAGCTATTACAAATATTCTCTTACTTGGGCAACAAAAGAATGTTGAAAAGTTTGTTGCTGTATGCGATATTGGAGTACTATTTACTAATACAAAATATCATTCAGAAGGCATTTCAAACTCAATCTTAGAATACATGGCCTTAGGTAAGCCAGTTATCACTACAGATATTTTAGGCGGGAGTAATGAAATTATTGAAAATGGGAAGTCAGGATTTGTTATTAATAAAGATATTGATAATGTTTCTTATAAAATAGATCGCCTGATAAATAATGAAGAATTACGAAGATCGTTGGGCACAAATGGGAAAAAGATAATCGAATCCAGGTTTACCATAGAAAAGATGGGTAAAACATTTGAACGCATTTTCCACCAATTACAATAA
- a CDS encoding NAD-dependent epimerase/dehydratase family protein gives MNILITGAFGFVGTNLAKSIKSELMAQLVALDIFHPAYHSYDEFISWDDLNKIKNVEFDAIIHLAGKAHDLKNTTDEASYFEINVELTKQIFEYFIQSKTSKFIFFSSVKAVADEVNGNHLDESEIPNPKTPYGKSKLAAENYLLNQALPKNKKLYILRPCMIHGPGNKGNLNLLYKQVASGIPWPLGSFDNERSFTSIDNLAFVINTLLKKDIKPGTYQIADDEVLSTNRLIELIAKSNGRKAHIWHINKKIIYSLAKLGDAIHLPINTERLKKLTDSYVVSNEKLKKALRIEKMPIQAEQGITKTISSF, from the coding sequence ATGAATATTCTTATAACAGGTGCATTTGGTTTTGTAGGAACAAATCTTGCAAAATCAATAAAATCAGAATTAATGGCCCAACTCGTTGCCTTAGACATATTTCATCCGGCATATCACTCGTACGACGAATTCATTTCTTGGGATGACCTAAATAAAATAAAGAACGTAGAATTTGATGCCATTATACATTTAGCAGGCAAAGCACACGATTTAAAAAATACTACAGACGAAGCCAGTTATTTTGAAATAAATGTAGAACTGACAAAGCAGATTTTTGAATACTTCATACAGTCCAAAACATCAAAATTTATATTTTTTAGTTCAGTAAAAGCAGTTGCCGACGAGGTAAATGGAAACCATTTAGATGAATCTGAAATTCCTAATCCTAAAACACCTTATGGCAAATCGAAACTGGCAGCTGAAAACTATTTACTTAACCAAGCATTGCCAAAAAACAAGAAGCTATATATACTTCGTCCATGTATGATTCATGGCCCCGGTAATAAAGGAAATTTAAACCTGCTTTACAAGCAAGTTGCCAGCGGAATCCCCTGGCCTTTGGGAAGCTTCGATAATGAACGATCTTTTACGTCCATTGATAATCTTGCATTTGTTATAAACACATTACTAAAAAAAGACATCAAGCCCGGAACCTACCAAATTGCTGATGACGAAGTTCTTTCAACCAATCGGCTTATTGAACTAATTGCAAAATCAAATGGAAGAAAGGCTCACATATGGCACATAAATAAAAAGATCATTTATTCCCTGGCCAAATTAGGTGACGCCATTCATTTACCGATCAATACAGAGCGACTAAAAAAGTTAACCGATTCGTATGTTGTGTCAAATGAAAAACTAAAAAAGGCATTACGTATCGAAAAAATGCCAATACAGGCCGAACAAGGTATTACTAAAACAATTTCTTCATTCTAA
- a CDS encoding WecB/TagA/CpsF family glycosyltransferase, with product MKYFKINFEFDHHRFEEIVLHTSLNAKGYCCFIDSNILIEAHKKRNNTLLEILNGSTVNSCDGSYIAKLASILYNKKLKAYNGPQFFNKFIYYPGNHCIVGNTATVYQKIKDKVEKQNTASQLHYIPVPYLEADQFDYKEIARQINSIKAEIIWVSLGAPKQEIFMSKLLPYLDRGVMLGVGAALNYFSGDIKDIPKWVTKFNLIWFYRILTEPKKQLKRVGKIIKHYPRILLLEKSEV from the coding sequence ATGAAATACTTTAAAATTAATTTTGAATTCGATCATCATAGATTCGAAGAAATAGTATTACATACTTCTTTAAATGCAAAAGGTTATTGTTGTTTTATTGACAGTAATATATTAATTGAAGCACATAAAAAAAGAAATAATACATTACTGGAAATACTGAATGGATCAACCGTAAACTCTTGCGACGGAAGCTATATTGCCAAGTTAGCCTCCATTTTATACAACAAGAAGTTAAAGGCTTATAATGGTCCGCAATTTTTCAACAAATTCATTTATTACCCAGGCAATCATTGCATTGTCGGAAATACTGCAACGGTATATCAAAAGATAAAAGATAAAGTAGAAAAGCAAAATACTGCTTCACAACTACATTATATTCCTGTTCCATATTTAGAAGCTGACCAATTTGACTACAAGGAAATTGCCAGACAGATAAACAGTATTAAAGCAGAAATTATCTGGGTGTCATTAGGAGCACCAAAACAAGAAATCTTTATGTCAAAACTACTTCCTTATTTGGATAGAGGAGTAATGCTAGGAGTTGGAGCCGCTTTGAATTACTTTTCGGGAGATATTAAAGATATACCGAAGTGGGTCACTAAATTCAATCTAATTTGGTTTTATCGTATCCTCACTGAACCCAAAAAACAGCTTAAAAGAGTTGGTAAGATTATTAAACATTACCCCCGAATTTTATTACTTGAAAAAAGCGAAGTTTAG
- a CDS encoding polysaccharide biosynthesis/export family protein, which translates to MKKISYFYFILIVMIFLTSCSSTKNITMFQDSREGLNNYNVFSKAPEHKIKPYDNLYLSILTLDQEVNKLFNPSLAGDGYSSGTQQMFGDRTSKYINGYLVSSDSTITMPILGKLNVVGLNLEEAEERVRIRAEEYLKEPTVHVKFLNFKVNISGEVKNPGIYYNYEGSLNILDAVSEASGITDYADLKNVIVKRQDGDKVYSHELDLTDNSIYGSDVFYLQPNDLVYIPPTNLKRRRENSDAYSKLLSTLSVLLVAVSFFVQ; encoded by the coding sequence ATGAAAAAGATTTCCTATTTCTATTTTATCTTAATTGTGATGATCTTTCTAACATCATGCAGTAGCACAAAAAATATTACCATGTTTCAGGATTCTCGTGAAGGATTAAATAACTATAATGTATTCAGCAAAGCTCCTGAACATAAAATCAAACCATACGACAATTTGTATTTAAGTATTTTAACGCTTGATCAGGAAGTTAATAAACTTTTTAATCCGAGCTTAGCTGGGGATGGATATTCCTCCGGTACCCAACAAATGTTTGGAGATAGAACAAGTAAGTATATTAACGGATATCTTGTATCTTCTGATTCAACTATAACAATGCCAATTTTGGGTAAATTAAATGTTGTAGGACTTAATCTTGAGGAAGCTGAAGAAAGGGTAAGAATTCGAGCTGAAGAATATTTGAAGGAACCAACAGTCCATGTTAAATTCCTAAATTTTAAGGTAAACATTTCTGGCGAAGTAAAAAATCCTGGAATATATTATAACTACGAGGGGAGCTTAAATATTCTTGACGCCGTTAGTGAGGCAAGTGGAATTACGGATTATGCTGATTTGAAAAATGTAATAGTTAAAAGGCAAGATGGAGATAAAGTATACAGTCATGAACTAGATCTCACTGATAATAGCATTTATGGATCGGATGTATTTTATTTACAACCAAACGATTTGGTTTATATTCCTCCAACCAACTTAAAACGGAGAAGAGAAAACAGTGATGCTTACTCAAAATTGCTCAGCACTTTATCTGTCCTTTTAGTTGCAGTATCCTTTTTTGTACAATAA